From a region of the bacterium genome:
- a CDS encoding tetratricopeptide repeat protein, producing MRTFFRNSVMIAACLMVAAAMAQPTLPQHPKRGDAAANSEIMLIYADSLLKANPNDMTAWNIRVSGLMLLGRDAEARAALQEGLRIDSSDAGLQRLRQQIQEQSQHTNTVPDAKPPETKNQLTVEGTSAFAIGDMQEALTALDQALETRPKDAGLWRAKGETLQEMARHAEALTALEQAFALDSTLPDLHYDFACVNAALGDTARALRELEKALREDPPIKDLIKDKDCFQSLRSNPRFKKLVK from the coding sequence ATGCGGACGTTTTTCCGAAACAGTGTGATGATTGCGGCCTGCCTGATGGTGGCGGCGGCTATGGCTCAACCCACTTTGCCCCAGCATCCCAAGCGCGGCGATGCCGCGGCCAATTCCGAGATCATGCTGATCTATGCGGATTCCCTGCTGAAGGCGAATCCCAACGATATGACCGCGTGGAATATTCGTGTGTCCGGGCTGATGTTGCTGGGCCGCGATGCCGAGGCCCGGGCCGCGCTGCAAGAGGGGTTGAGAATCGACTCTTCCGATGCGGGACTGCAAAGGCTTCGCCAGCAGATTCAGGAACAGTCACAGCATACCAACACGGTTCCCGACGCCAAGCCTCCCGAAACCAAAAACCAGTTGACGGTGGAGGGCACCTCTGCTTTTGCCATCGGCGACATGCAGGAGGCGCTGACCGCGCTCGATCAGGCGCTTGAAACCCGGCCCAAGGACGCCGGGCTGTGGCGGGCCAAGGGGGAGACGCTGCAGGAGATGGCGCGTCATGCCGAAGCGTTGACCGCCCTCGAGCAGGCGTTCGCGCTCGATTCCACACTGCCCGATCTGCACTACGATTTTGCCTGCGTGAATGCCGCGCTGGGCGACACCGCTCGCGCCTTGCGGGAACTGGAGAAGGCGCTGCGCGAAGATCCGCCGATTAAGGATCTGATCAAGGACAAAGACTGTTTTCAGTCACTGCGCAGCAATCCCCGTTTCAAGAAGCTTGTCAAATGA
- a CDS encoding AAA family ATPase — translation MSKNSITSLRLRNFTTFADLSMDFSEGINVFIGENGSGKTHILKTLYAASDITRTESGRNPSSFPDTLVKVFAPLDDRLGRLVRRRRGVDQAQVDVGRADAKLNLSFTTREADTPRLRGMGDWNSKKMDCVLIPVQEMLSHSPGFMSLYDDHRISFDGTYRDIIQRALIPLRRGAADLSRQALLDKIRKAMGGTVQTKGEQFFLKDRHGVIEYSLVAEGLRKLGLIWVLIQNGTLQRNSVLFWDEPEANLNPKLVSAVVDIVLVLQRQGTQVFVATHDYSVLKWFHVLKKDIDQIRYVSLKQTSEGVTASSTEDYYLINPNPIAESFDRLYEASVASELERQP, via the coding sequence ATGAGTAAGAACTCTATTACAAGTCTGCGGCTACGGAATTTCACGACCTTCGCGGATCTGTCCATGGACTTTTCCGAAGGCATAAATGTCTTCATTGGCGAGAATGGCTCCGGGAAAACCCATATTTTGAAGACGCTCTATGCGGCGAGCGATATCACGCGGACAGAATCAGGCAGGAACCCATCGTCATTCCCGGACACACTCGTTAAGGTGTTCGCTCCGCTCGACGACCGTTTGGGAAGACTTGTGCGGCGACGGAGAGGTGTGGACCAGGCGCAAGTAGACGTAGGCCGCGCCGATGCCAAGCTGAACCTGTCATTCACCACGCGTGAGGCGGACACGCCAAGGCTCCGAGGTATGGGTGACTGGAATTCCAAGAAAATGGACTGCGTACTGATTCCGGTTCAGGAAATGCTCAGCCATTCGCCAGGGTTTATGTCCCTATACGATGATCACCGCATTAGTTTCGACGGGACCTACCGGGACATTATCCAGCGAGCTCTGATTCCGCTACGGAGAGGCGCCGCTGATCTTTCCCGGCAGGCGCTGCTGGACAAGATTCGAAAAGCCATGGGTGGGACCGTGCAGACGAAAGGCGAGCAGTTCTTCCTTAAGGATCGACATGGCGTCATAGAGTACAGTCTTGTTGCTGAGGGTCTGCGCAAATTGGGGCTCATCTGGGTGCTGATTCAGAACGGAACCCTGCAAAGGAACTCGGTCCTGTTTTGGGACGAGCCAGAAGCTAATCTCAATCCGAAGCTTGTGAGTGCGGTCGTAGACATCGTTCTGGTGCTGCAGCGGCAAGGTACTCAGGTATTTGTAGCCACACATGATTACAGCGTGCTCAAGTGGTTTCATGTTCTAAAGAAGGACATAGACCAGATTAGGTATGTGTCTCTGAAGCAAACTTCCGAGGGGGTCACTGCGAGTTCTACCGAGGATTACTATCTGATCAATCCCAACCCTATTGCTGAATCGTTTGATCGCCTGTACGAGGCGTCGGTCGCAAGTGAGTTAGAGAGGCAGCCGTGA
- a CDS encoding T9SS type A sorting domain-containing protein has product MKGTVLGVVLLAIMMCAHADPRQWNAAGIPIRQGNRIEWSRTTAQDAAGNTLMVWSDTRSGDRDIYAQLFSPEGVALWTAGGVNVCNRAPRHQSSPAACAVADGWIVAWIDARTDSFGDVWAQKLNNAGARVWTGNNGTGMPVDANPSMVNELSVRIVPDGTGGALIAWEDTRHGDTGDIYAQRINAGGEVPWNSALAVTNVSGAQNQLVAAADGNGNMLLAWHDERHPENHDIYAAKVTPDSELPWGGQNGMAVCTASNNQIIPTICFDGASGCYLAWTDYRSTSNDLYVQSISGAGVIQWVANGVVLCNAVYDQESVRLALSTNAGTPDGCIAVWEDQRVNGECREVYAQKVSPQGGMLWQANGMLVCGNAGQDSLGASGDTREDVRLISDRSGGLVCAWEDTRNVDNDWSNSDIYASRVLSGGTFGWGSGCGVLIADGAQRQESAALAFAGDGVIVMFDDWSAGSQTLKVQKASLSDGSPLLTPTGVTALAGLDGDADEQCALELSPGRTAVVWVDARAASSGYQLFYQILNGDGECEQDVNGIPLITDNSGGSLIRQENPNLCADGNGGFFVVFEDLRSAVKQIRLSHVNVEGEVDNSPAGSIVYYDATAFSDQIRPYCASDGNGGCYVAWSNYDRSFYLDAYVMRMNADGSPAWQQPVRLTNSQDDDMVYGLVSGPNGCCTVVWQSGAYQGFDISAASVCRDGLVAFNGTVCNAANEQSTPAIIADGQGGAYFAWEDKRNASPQNGYGRDIYAQHLGSSGEELWNHNGVLVSGDTLSQYKPALALSGDGSLFVVWQDFRNNNHLDLYGQKLSPAGALLWPEHGMVICAAAGDQSGQALLRDSGNGLFVVWQDNRSYWPQAYATHLDADGAPTGDAYWVAGSGGALTEPVPQWQWHPAAVSDGAGGLVAVWTDQRSSGIEPWRDLYAQHIADANAAKDRPDGMPAAYALAQNFPNPFNPVTQISFDLPHAGQTTLKVYDLLGREVATLLSRSLTAGNHQVNFNGGSLASGLYFYRIESGSFSATKKMVLLK; this is encoded by the coding sequence ATGAAAGGTACCGTACTTGGTGTGGTCCTGCTGGCTATAATGATGTGCGCCCATGCCGATCCCCGGCAGTGGAACGCCGCAGGAATTCCGATTCGTCAGGGAAACCGCATCGAATGGTCGCGCACCACCGCACAGGATGCCGCCGGCAACACGCTGATGGTCTGGTCGGACACTCGCAGCGGCGACCGGGACATCTACGCGCAACTCTTTAGCCCCGAAGGCGTCGCGCTCTGGACGGCGGGCGGTGTCAATGTCTGCAATCGGGCTCCGCGTCATCAAAGCAGCCCGGCTGCCTGCGCGGTCGCCGACGGCTGGATCGTGGCGTGGATTGATGCCCGCACCGACAGCTTTGGCGATGTCTGGGCTCAAAAGCTGAACAACGCGGGCGCGCGGGTCTGGACAGGGAACAACGGCACCGGAATGCCGGTGGATGCCAATCCCTCGATGGTGAATGAACTCTCCGTGCGCATCGTGCCGGATGGCACAGGCGGTGCGCTTATTGCATGGGAAGATACCCGCCACGGCGATACGGGTGACATCTACGCCCAACGCATCAACGCCGGCGGTGAAGTCCCGTGGAACAGCGCTCTGGCGGTCACGAATGTCAGCGGCGCTCAGAACCAACTTGTGGCTGCCGCTGACGGCAATGGCAACATGCTGCTTGCGTGGCATGACGAGCGTCATCCGGAGAATCATGACATTTATGCCGCCAAGGTGACTCCCGACAGCGAGCTTCCCTGGGGTGGCCAGAACGGCATGGCCGTGTGTACCGCGTCCAACAATCAGATCATCCCCACCATTTGTTTCGACGGTGCGAGCGGTTGCTATCTCGCTTGGACCGACTATCGCAGCACCAGCAATGATCTGTATGTTCAGAGCATCAGCGGTGCCGGTGTCATCCAGTGGGTCGCCAATGGTGTTGTCCTCTGCAACGCCGTGTATGATCAAGAAAGTGTGCGCCTGGCTCTGAGCACCAATGCCGGAACCCCGGACGGCTGCATTGCGGTCTGGGAGGACCAGCGGGTCAACGGCGAGTGCAGGGAAGTCTATGCCCAAAAGGTCTCGCCGCAGGGCGGCATGCTCTGGCAGGCCAACGGCATGCTCGTTTGTGGCAATGCCGGACAGGATTCTTTGGGCGCTTCCGGCGATACCCGCGAAGATGTACGGCTGATTTCCGATCGATCCGGGGGATTAGTTTGCGCCTGGGAAGATACGCGCAATGTAGACAATGATTGGTCGAACAGCGACATTTACGCGTCGCGGGTGCTCTCCGGCGGAACCTTCGGTTGGGGCTCCGGCTGCGGAGTGCTGATTGCCGATGGAGCGCAGCGTCAGGAAAGTGCGGCACTCGCCTTCGCCGGTGATGGTGTCATCGTCATGTTCGATGACTGGAGCGCGGGATCGCAGACGCTGAAAGTGCAGAAAGCCAGTCTGTCCGACGGCAGCCCATTGTTGACGCCGACGGGAGTAACCGCGCTTGCCGGATTGGATGGCGATGCGGATGAACAGTGCGCGCTCGAACTCTCTCCGGGTCGCACCGCCGTCGTCTGGGTGGATGCACGCGCCGCATCCAGCGGCTACCAGCTCTTCTACCAGATTCTGAACGGGGACGGCGAATGCGAGCAGGATGTGAATGGGATTCCTCTGATCACCGATAATAGCGGTGGATCGCTGATTCGTCAGGAGAATCCCAACCTTTGCGCGGATGGCAATGGCGGTTTCTTTGTGGTCTTCGAGGATTTGCGTTCGGCTGTCAAGCAGATCCGCCTGTCCCACGTGAATGTGGAAGGCGAGGTGGACAACAGTCCCGCCGGATCCATTGTCTACTATGACGCCACGGCCTTCTCCGATCAGATTCGACCTTACTGTGCATCGGATGGCAATGGCGGATGCTACGTCGCCTGGTCCAACTATGACCGCTCGTTCTATCTTGACGCTTATGTGATGCGTATGAACGCCGACGGCAGCCCCGCCTGGCAACAGCCGGTGCGTCTGACCAACAGCCAGGATGACGATATGGTGTACGGGTTGGTCTCCGGCCCCAACGGCTGCTGCACCGTAGTCTGGCAATCCGGCGCCTACCAGGGCTTTGACATCAGCGCCGCCAGCGTGTGCCGGGATGGATTGGTGGCCTTCAACGGTACGGTCTGCAATGCCGCCAACGAACAATCAACGCCCGCGATCATCGCGGATGGCCAAGGCGGGGCTTATTTCGCGTGGGAAGACAAACGTAATGCGTCGCCGCAAAACGGATATGGAAGAGACATCTACGCCCAGCACCTTGGCTCTTCGGGCGAAGAACTCTGGAACCACAACGGTGTTCTGGTCTCAGGCGACACTCTCAGCCAGTACAAACCCGCGCTGGCTCTGAGCGGCGATGGCAGCCTGTTCGTGGTCTGGCAAGACTTCCGGAACAATAATCATCTGGACCTTTACGGCCAGAAGCTCTCGCCCGCCGGCGCTCTCCTCTGGCCGGAGCATGGCATGGTGATTTGCGCTGCAGCGGGAGATCAGTCGGGTCAAGCGCTGCTGCGGGATAGCGGCAACGGGTTGTTCGTCGTTTGGCAGGACAATCGATCCTACTGGCCACAGGCTTATGCCACACATCTCGATGCGGATGGCGCTCCCACGGGAGACGCCTATTGGGTTGCCGGTAGCGGCGGCGCACTCACCGAGCCGGTCCCGCAGTGGCAATGGCATCCGGCCGCGGTCTCCGATGGCGCGGGTGGCTTGGTGGCGGTGTGGACGGACCAGCGCTCCTCGGGAATCGAGCCGTGGCGCGACCTGTACGCCCAGCATATCGCCGACGCCAATGCGGCCAAAGATCGCCCGGACGGTATGCCCGCGGCTTACGCGCTGGCGCAGAACTTTCCCAATCCCTTCAACCCGGTGACGCAGATCTCCTTTGACCTGCCCCACGCGGGACAGACCACGCTCAAGGTGTACGATCTGCTGGGCCGCGAAGTCGCCACCCTGCTAAGCCGCTCGCTGACTGCGGGCAATCATCAGGTGAATTTTAACGGCGGCTCCCTTGCGTCAGGGCTGTACTTCTATCGCATCGAATCCGGTTCTTTCAGCGCCACCAAGAAAATGGTGCTACTGAAGTAG
- a CDS encoding alpha/beta hydrolase produces MNTFKRSLLALALVLVSVSFAQTPATPNVEGMWLGTLSAGSANLRIVIKISRKADNSLSAVLDSPDQGAKGIPADEVMLTGDSLHVGVKMILGGFDGKVQDSTITGHWSQRGQSFPLSLTRVQVEPELARPQMPKKPYPYLEEDVSFVNAKGGDTLAGTFTHPEGSGPFTTALLISGSGPQDRDESIAGHKPFLVIADYLTRQGIAVLRVDDRGVGKSTGKFAQATTEDFATDAEAAIAYLKTRPDVNGKRIGLIGHSEGALVADMLGARSKSVAFIVTIAGPGVTGEEIIFQQGDLISKVQGMNGEEIARNRTMRQQMFDIVRTEKDSSAAATRLRGLMHAAAAPSDSISGAMMDMQIRQLLSPWMRSFLAYDPRPDLKKITCPLLAIFGEKDLQVPPQPSSSEVAKALEKGKSHSYEIKILPGLNHLMQTAESGSPSDYARIEETFSPEALKIIGDWIGKLK; encoded by the coding sequence ATGAACACATTCAAGCGGTCGCTCCTCGCGCTTGCGCTCGTGCTGGTCTCCGTCTCATTTGCCCAGACGCCCGCGACTCCCAACGTCGAAGGCATGTGGCTCGGAACCCTTAGCGCGGGCAGCGCCAATTTACGCATCGTAATCAAGATCTCACGCAAAGCCGACAACTCCCTTTCCGCCGTGCTGGACAGCCCCGATCAGGGAGCTAAGGGCATTCCCGCCGATGAGGTAATGCTCACCGGTGACAGCTTGCACGTCGGCGTCAAAATGATTCTGGGTGGCTTTGACGGCAAGGTGCAGGATTCCACCATCACCGGGCATTGGAGCCAGCGCGGACAATCATTCCCGCTGTCGCTGACCCGTGTTCAGGTGGAGCCCGAACTGGCCCGCCCGCAGATGCCGAAGAAGCCGTATCCCTATCTTGAAGAAGACGTCAGCTTCGTCAACGCCAAGGGCGGCGACACTCTGGCGGGAACCTTCACCCATCCTGAAGGCAGCGGGCCGTTCACTACGGCGTTGCTGATTTCCGGCTCAGGTCCGCAGGATCGCGACGAGAGCATTGCCGGGCACAAGCCGTTTCTGGTCATTGCCGATTATCTGACGCGGCAGGGCATCGCTGTTTTGCGCGTGGATGACCGCGGCGTGGGAAAATCCACCGGCAAGTTCGCGCAGGCCACCACCGAAGATTTTGCCACGGATGCCGAAGCCGCCATCGCCTATCTGAAGACCCGCCCCGATGTCAACGGCAAGCGTATTGGCCTGATCGGACATAGCGAAGGTGCGCTGGTGGCGGACATGCTGGGTGCGCGTTCCAAAAGTGTCGCGTTCATCGTCACCATTGCCGGGCCGGGGGTCACCGGGGAAGAGATCATCTTCCAGCAGGGAGACCTGATTTCCAAGGTGCAGGGAATGAACGGCGAGGAGATTGCGCGCAATCGCACCATGCGCCAGCAGATGTTCGACATTGTCCGCACCGAAAAGGACAGCAGTGCCGCTGCGACCCGGTTGCGCGGGCTGATGCATGCCGCCGCCGCACCTTCCGATTCCATTTCCGGCGCCATGATGGACATGCAGATCCGGCAACTGCTCTCGCCGTGGATGCGTTCGTTTTTGGCCTACGATCCGCGTCCTGACCTGAAGAAGATCACGTGCCCCCTGCTTGCCATCTTCGGCGAGAAAGACCTGCAAGTGCCGCCGCAGCCCAGCTCGTCCGAAGTTGCCAAGGCCCTCGAAAAGGGCAAGAGCCACTCCTATGAGATCAAGATTCTGCCCGGCCTTAACCATCTAATGCAGACCGCCGAGAGCGGTTCGCCGTCCGACTATGCCCGGATCGAAGAGACCTTTTCGCCCGAGGCCCTGAAGATCATCGGTGACTGGATCGGAAAACTGAAGTAG
- a CDS encoding tetratricopeptide repeat protein: MKVFVIAMAVLLLAGLSFAQSSDDPDVQHLDSLSSGLDSLTLPDNPVLLHLVDSLSAAEPQDYGSVMQVGRSDLNAGRIEEALAEFDKAVQMMPQEAKGWSEKGKSLTMLNRPQEALPALNRAIELDPRLAEARFTRAGAHSLMNRPEAALQDLESALAADPTLKDLARTSTFFRSLYDNPEFKRLVK, from the coding sequence ATGAAGGTATTTGTGATTGCAATGGCGGTGTTGCTGCTGGCGGGGTTGTCCTTCGCTCAATCGTCGGATGATCCGGACGTGCAGCATCTCGATTCGCTGAGTTCGGGACTGGACTCGCTGACGCTGCCCGACAATCCCGTGCTGCTGCATCTGGTGGATTCGCTCTCCGCCGCCGAGCCGCAGGATTACGGTTCGGTCATGCAGGTGGGCCGCAGTGATTTGAATGCGGGCCGCATCGAGGAGGCCCTTGCGGAGTTCGACAAGGCCGTGCAGATGATGCCGCAGGAAGCCAAAGGCTGGAGCGAGAAGGGGAAATCGCTGACGATGCTGAACCGCCCGCAGGAGGCTCTGCCCGCGCTGAACAGGGCCATCGAACTCGACCCGCGCCTGGCCGAAGCGCGTTTCACCCGCGCCGGCGCCCACAGCCTGATGAACCGCCCCGAAGCCGCGCTGCAGGATTTAGAGTCCGCCCTCGCCGCCGACCCGACGCTGAAGGATCTCGCCCGCACCAGCACGTTTTTCCGGTCGCTTTATGACAACCCGGAATTCAAACGATTGGTGAAATGA
- a CDS encoding T9SS type A sorting domain-containing protein: MKSTLLLLAVLMAALCAHADPRQWDHAGLPIRQGTYLEWQRCTARDAAGYTLVVWTDTRSGNREVYARLISPTGTALWTADGLNVTQSPGYQQDPVACAVNGGWIIAWIDFQSYCQYVTAEEEPSACGNVWAQKLSYSGAGMWGAGGLPVDTTSGTTVQQSLQIAPDGSGGAIIAWLDDRASRSEIYAQRVLAAGQTAWTAPSVLTPQTYGMWGCTAASDGNGNMLLSWSSYNEQYNQDIYAAKITVDGQLPWGGQHGITVRGAPGTQVNSSICADGQGGGYIAWANDNNSYSYNLFMQRLDAAGALQWSDSGIVLCDAAHTQRQVHLAASFDGSVEDGCLAVWEDTRINGEDSEIYGQKISAAGTALWARNGILISGDAGLDSLHPSWNSRRNPALASDLSGGLICVWEDGRDTGNPDWPYDLYAVRVLDTGELIWNGDLGNLVANGPGMQDLPAITVNGTSVLTLYNDSRSGSGSLRLQRLALADGARLLPDSGVVLFTSLDGQCRQPQAVAMTSGRTAMVWADGRNWGYYGTLHYQIITNGGQFEKPLNGTSLVPDYGGSAYCSQQDVRLCTDNFGGFFAAYEDSRTGMYRVRLSHVNSAGDITGNPAGDEVWPNAQSADQVFPYCTPDGLGGCFVAWSNYNQSYLIDVYVMRLDAACHPIWQQPVRLTNTDDDDYVHGLVSNPDGSCTVVWTSGTYNDFNVSAAKINGNGHVAYNLTACNAPLDQEDPAVVADGLGGAYLAWVDKRHCLQSELRYAIYAQHLNSQGMEIWTHNGIAAAMDSAYFAHPRLALGGDGNLLAMWEDWAGNELGENLYGQKIMPSGALLWPDSGKGICLAAGDQSGLSLLPDNGTGFFVAWSDRGEANNWNYAQVNATHLSADGDPVGDSYWVPGHGGPLTAPTGQLQQDISLASDGTGGAIAVWTDYRCTGVYQQQDIWAQHIVDALQADKPSSVLPSVYALSQNYPNPFNPTTRISFALPKAGMTTLKVYDLLGREVSTLLSKSLPAGEHSVSFEGHRLASGLYFYRIESGSFSATKKMVLLK, translated from the coding sequence GTGAAATCTACTCTACTTCTTTTGGCCGTACTGATGGCGGCGCTCTGTGCGCATGCCGATCCCCGGCAATGGGATCATGCCGGATTGCCCATCCGTCAGGGCACCTATCTCGAATGGCAGCGCTGCACCGCGCGCGATGCCGCCGGTTACACACTGGTCGTCTGGACCGATACTCGCAGCGGCAACCGCGAGGTCTATGCGCGGCTCATCAGTCCCACCGGGACCGCGCTCTGGACGGCGGATGGCCTGAATGTGACCCAGTCGCCCGGTTATCAGCAGGATCCCGTGGCCTGCGCCGTCAACGGCGGCTGGATCATTGCCTGGATCGATTTCCAGAGCTATTGCCAGTATGTTACCGCTGAAGAGGAACCTTCCGCGTGCGGCAACGTCTGGGCGCAAAAGCTGAGTTACAGTGGCGCAGGGATGTGGGGAGCGGGCGGTTTACCGGTGGATACCACATCCGGCACCACGGTTCAGCAATCCCTTCAGATTGCGCCGGATGGCAGCGGCGGCGCGATTATCGCATGGCTGGATGATCGCGCCAGCCGTAGTGAGATTTACGCGCAACGTGTCCTTGCTGCCGGGCAGACGGCCTGGACAGCGCCTTCGGTCCTTACCCCTCAGACCTACGGCATGTGGGGCTGCACGGCGGCGAGCGACGGCAACGGCAATATGCTGCTGTCGTGGTCATCCTACAATGAGCAGTATAATCAGGACATTTACGCCGCCAAAATTACGGTGGATGGCCAGCTCCCCTGGGGTGGACAACATGGTATCACGGTACGCGGGGCTCCGGGGACGCAGGTAAATTCGAGCATTTGCGCTGACGGTCAAGGGGGCGGTTACATCGCCTGGGCCAATGACAACAATAGTTATTCTTACAATCTGTTCATGCAGCGGCTGGATGCGGCAGGTGCCCTGCAGTGGAGTGATAGCGGCATCGTGCTTTGCGACGCCGCTCACACTCAGCGGCAGGTCCACCTTGCGGCCAGCTTTGACGGCAGCGTGGAGGATGGTTGCCTCGCGGTATGGGAGGATACGCGCATCAATGGCGAAGACTCGGAAATCTATGGCCAGAAAATCTCCGCAGCCGGCACCGCGCTCTGGGCGCGCAATGGCATCTTGATCTCCGGAGATGCCGGCCTGGATTCCCTTCATCCCTCCTGGAATTCCCGGCGAAACCCAGCGTTAGCGTCCGATCTGTCGGGCGGCCTGATCTGTGTCTGGGAAGATGGTCGCGATACGGGAAACCCGGATTGGCCCTACGATCTGTATGCTGTGCGAGTGCTGGACACGGGTGAGCTTATCTGGAACGGCGATCTCGGCAATCTCGTGGCCAACGGCCCCGGCATGCAGGACCTGCCGGCGATCACGGTGAACGGCACCAGCGTGCTGACCTTATATAACGATTCCCGCAGCGGCTCGGGAAGCCTGCGCCTGCAGCGTCTGGCGCTTGCCGACGGCGCCCGCCTGCTGCCCGACAGCGGTGTCGTGCTGTTCACGTCGCTTGACGGCCAATGCCGGCAGCCGCAAGCGGTTGCCATGACGTCCGGACGCACCGCGATGGTGTGGGCGGACGGACGGAACTGGGGATACTACGGCACGCTGCACTATCAGATTATCACCAATGGCGGCCAATTCGAAAAACCTCTCAATGGGACGTCGCTGGTGCCGGACTACGGCGGCTCTGCCTATTGCTCTCAACAGGATGTCCGCCTCTGCACGGACAATTTCGGCGGCTTTTTTGCAGCTTATGAGGATAGCCGCACCGGAATGTACCGTGTCCGCCTGTCGCACGTAAATTCTGCCGGAGACATCACCGGCAATCCGGCCGGAGACGAAGTCTGGCCCAATGCACAATCGGCAGACCAAGTGTTTCCGTACTGTACTCCCGATGGCCTTGGTGGCTGCTTTGTGGCCTGGTCAAATTACAATCAGTCATATCTGATTGATGTGTACGTGATGCGCCTCGACGCCGCTTGTCATCCGATCTGGCAGCAGCCCGTCCGCCTTACAAACACCGATGATGATGATTACGTGCACGGCCTTGTGTCCAATCCGGACGGCAGTTGCACAGTCGTCTGGACCTCCGGTACATACAACGATTTTAATGTGTCCGCGGCTAAGATCAACGGCAACGGACATGTGGCGTACAATCTCACGGCCTGCAATGCTCCTCTCGATCAGGAGGACCCGGCGGTTGTTGCCGACGGTCTGGGCGGAGCCTATCTCGCCTGGGTGGACAAGCGCCATTGCCTACAGTCCGAACTCCGCTACGCCATTTACGCCCAGCATCTGAATTCGCAGGGGATGGAGATCTGGACCCACAACGGCATCGCCGCCGCCATGGATTCGGCGTATTTCGCCCACCCTCGCCTCGCACTGGGTGGTGACGGAAACCTGCTGGCCATGTGGGAGGACTGGGCAGGGAATGAACTCGGTGAAAATTTATACGGACAGAAGATCATGCCATCGGGCGCGCTGCTCTGGCCCGATAGCGGCAAGGGAATCTGCCTCGCCGCCGGAGACCAAAGCGGTCTATCTTTGCTGCCCGACAATGGCACGGGTTTCTTTGTCGCGTGGTCGGATCGTGGTGAGGCCAACAATTGGAATTATGCGCAAGTCAATGCGACGCATCTGTCTGCGGATGGCGATCCGGTGGGAGACTCCTACTGGGTACCGGGTCACGGCGGTCCTCTGACCGCTCCAACAGGTCAGTTGCAGCAAGATATCAGCCTTGCTTCCGATGGAACGGGCGGTGCCATCGCCGTCTGGACGGACTACCGCTGTACCGGAGTCTACCAGCAGCAGGATATCTGGGCCCAGCACATCGTGGATGCCTTGCAAGCGGATAAGCCGTCTTCGGTGCTGCCTTCGGTCTATGCTCTGTCGCAGAACTATCCGAATCCCTTTAACCCGACGACGCGCATTTCCTTTGCGCTGCCCAAAGCGGGGATGACTACTTTGAAGGTCTACGACCTTCTGGGCCGCGAAGTGAGCACTCTGCTGAGCAAATCCCTTCCCGCCGGAGAGCACAGCGTCTCCTTTGAGGGCCACCGTCTGGCCAGTGGCCTCTACTTCTACCGCATCGAATCCGGCAGCTTCAGCGCCACCAAAAAAATGGTGCTGCTGAAGTAG